CTTTTCTTTCCAACCTTGACTTTTTCCGTAAGCCCGTAATAATTCAGGCAGGTGGAGCAGGAAAGTACCTCTACCCCTGAATTTTCCAGGGAGACGAGTGTTTCAAGATAGATCGAGCCATCAGAGACCAGCTTTACTCCGGAGGCATAGAAGATTAAAAATTCAGGTTTCTTTTCCGAACTGACCAGACTTCGCAAAAAATTCCCCATCAAAAGAGTGGTCAATTCAGTCTCTCCCTGACCCATTCTTTCATTGTTTATGATTATGACTTTTCCCATACCTTCCTTTGAAAATGTTCCGCTCTTAGGCGGATGTTATCATCCGCCGTCTCAATCAAACGACCAGTTTTCGCAGATCACTCAGTCTCACATATTTGTCTTCGACCCCGCTTACATAGAATCTGGCACTGGAATATTCATAATCCTCGGATCTCTCCACTTTTAAGAATTTTCTCCAATCCCCTCTCAATGGATTGTTGTGAATGTATTCTGCCTTCTGAAGAAGAAATTGTGGGGAAATAACATTTTTTATGTCTCCATCTTCTTGCCAGACTTTGTAATTTTGTTTTTTGGTCCCAACCCAAAACAAATCCAGCATCTCAGGATTTTTATCCTTAAGGGTGAGTAGAATCTGCTGGGCAGTATATTTGTTGAAATCTCTGGATATCTGTTCTATGGTGTGATTTTTCAATACTTTTAAAATGAGATGGAGATGATTGGGCATTAAGATATAAGAATATAATTCGAACCATTCATCTTCAATACAGTATTTCAAGCTATTCATCACTATCAAAGCATACCTGGATAAGTGGAAGATCTTGTTCCAATCAATAATCGTATTAGTAATGAACAGAAGTCCGTTGTCTTGAAATTTCTTGGCGTACTTTCCCATTTTCTACTTCACCGCTGGATGATAACATCCAGCGGGAGCGCGGTTTCCTGTGCCTGTCGGATCTCCTGACCCGACGAAAAAAAGAACAGACGGGATGTCTGTTCTACCAAAAAATCAAAGATGAAACTCTATTACATCTCCATCCGTTAGCACCTGGTCCCGGTGCACCATCTGCCCTTCGTATTTGCCCTTCCCCCAGATCCTGGCATATTTCAGATTATGGGCAAAATCCTTGTGAATGATAAAAGCAGCATCTAATACTTTTTGCCCTTTTTTCAGGATGACCGGATCAGAATAGTCTAAAGGCTTCCCCGGGACCTTAGTATAAACCCTCAGTATCTCCAGCTTTTCAAAGGTCTCCCTTTTCAATTCCTCTAAACCCAGCTTTTTTTCAGCGGAGATAGAATATAATAAAAATGAAGAGCTGTACAATTCTTTTATTATCTCCCAATTATCTCTGGAGTTTTCCAGGTCATTTTTGTTCCCTAAGACCATAGTCTTTTTACAGACTTCACCGATCTGG
This sequence is a window from Candidatus Zixiibacteriota bacterium. Protein-coding genes within it:
- a CDS encoding sulfurtransferase-like selenium metabolism protein YedF is translated as MGKVIIINNERMGQGETELTTLLMGNFLRSLVSSEKKPEFLIFYASGVKLVSDGSIYLETLVSLENSGVEVLSCSTCLNYYGLTEKVKVGKK
- a CDS encoding transposase; the protein is MGKYAKKFQDNGLLFITNTIIDWNKIFHLSRYALIVMNSLKYCIEDEWFELYSYILMPNHLHLILKVLKNHTIEQISRDFNKYTAQQILLTLKDKNPEMLDLFWVGTKKQNYKVWQEDGDIKNVISPQFLLQKAEYIHNNPLRGDWRKFLKVERSEDYEYSSARFYVSGVEDKYVRLSDLRKLVV